The Tursiops truncatus isolate mTurTru1 chromosome 20, mTurTru1.mat.Y, whole genome shotgun sequence DNA window cccctgccctgttcCTTCCTGGAACTTTCacctttgttctctacctcttcccttccttatACTCTTTGCTCAACCTTGTTGCTCAGTCGTCTCTGTCTAGGTGCCAGCGTTGCACCCTCCTTTTGTCCTCTGTCGGCTTTCCTTctcagacattctttttttcccgTGAGTCTTTGGCTCCTAGAAGGAGAGTGTTGGGCTCATCAATGCCTATGGGTGCCTGAATTTTCCACTCTGTTTCTTCCCTGTAGTCATGCTCCTTGGAGTGACCCTTTTGAAGAAGAAGTATCCAATGGCCAAGTACCTGTGTGTGTTGCTAATTGTGGCTGGAGTGGCCCTTTTCATGTACAAACCCAAGAAAGTAGTCGGGATAGAAGAACACACAGTTGGCTATGGAGAGCTGCTCCTGGTATGCAATTCTGTTGGGAAAGGAAGCCTTTTCCAGTAATCTTAACAGAGGAGTATCCCCACCTGTGCAGGCAGAAGGCCAGTTATATGTTTTGAGGGAGGTTGTGATGTTTCTTGCCCCACATTTCTGGTCTTTGTCTCTGGCTGCAAAGCCCTTGGCTCTGCTAAGGCCATAGTGGGGAGCCTAAAATATTTCACTGTGGGTCAGCTCTCCTTCTGGGGAAGGGATGACTCTGAGGCCTGTGTCTAAATGCTGGTGTGAGGTTCCAGAGACCTGAGAGCAAAGAGGAAAGGAGTAGTGTGTCTCTCACTGTGGCTTTCCAAGGAACATGGAAGCCAGGGTTAAAAATaatactatagggcttccctggtggcgcagtggttgagaatccgcctgccaatgcaggagacacgggttcgagccctggtctgggaagatcccacatactgcggagcaactaagcccgtgcacaaactaccgaggctgcgctctagagtccgtgagccacaactactgaagcccgcgcgcctagagcccgtgctccacaacaagagaaaccaccacaatgagaagcccgcacactgcaacgaagagtagtccctgctcaccgcaactagagaaagcccgtgcgcagcaacgaagacccaatgcagccataaattaattaattaattaattaattaattaattaaaaaatactatagTAGCTATTACTTACTAGGTGTTAGGCACTTTTCCAAGTGTTCTACGTGTAAACTAGTTAATTTTTACAACAATAACCTCATAACTTAGAtagcattatctccattttacaggtgaagaaactgaggcaaagaaaagttaaatcacttgcccatggtcacatgGCTGTTAATTGGCAGAGTTAGTGGCTTACATTGCCCCGGATTCTAATCCAGGCAGTGTGACCACAGAATCCAGTCTCTGGAGCCCTATACTCCAAGCCAGGAGGCTAACATGCTGGGACTAGATTTCCTCTCTCCAGCTTTAGTGGAAGAATGAGTGTGGCTCACCATGAGCCGTTCTAGGCCCCTGCACGCCAGACTTCACGGCATTGTGTTGGGAAGCGGTAGGCTTCCTGCCCTGCTCCGATCACATTACATCCATGTGGCTCAGATCGCCTGTCGTTCTGAGTgcctgaggggaggagggagctcaCGTGGTCTCTCCCATCCTCCACCTGTGGACAAATGGCAGCATTTTGTTCTGAGGACTCTGTCTTAAGGCAGCGGCTTTTCTGAGGGGTCTCAGAAAGGTGAGAGTTCTGTGTCCTGCGTTAGGGAGGGTCCCGGTGGCCTTCTCACTGCAGGCTGTACTCTTTCTTTCCCAGCTCTTGTCTCTCACCCTGGATGGGCTGACCGGCGTTTCCCAGGACCACATGCGGGCTCACTACCAAACAGGCTCCAACCACATGATGCTGAACATCAACCTTTGGTCGACATTGCTGCTGGGAGCCGGTAAGGAGCAGTTCTGCTATTCTTTCTACGTATCAGCAGAGGGCAGACTGCCCTCATCCACATAATCTCTAGCTCTGGTGCCAGTTGCTAACTTTGCCCATCAGTTCTCAGATGCCTTTATGTCCAGGCCCCTGAGAAGCCTTGGAGAAACCTTCACCAGTTGGCTCTACTTGCTACTTGTTAGTGGCACAATCGGGTAGACCTGTGCCAGGTATCATGGGAGGACACACAGTAGTAAAATGCTGGGGTGCCCTGGGAACTCGCCCTCTTCTGAGGGAGATGAGACACTGGTATGTGGTGAATACTGAATATTGTTCAAACATGGATGTATTTGCTTTTAAATCAGTGCTTCCTAACTTTTTTCAAATCTGGGCGCACACAGGGAGTATTTTTCATACAACACACTAGGGTTAACAGAGGAGGCTTCTGATGGCTGGAATCGAGCAGTGCTTGGGGCTGCCTTGAGCTCGGGATGTGTGGATCAGTATCTTCACAGCATCTGAGGTTTGCTGCGTTCAATCACTTTGGCAGAAGTAACTCATTAACTTCCAAGTATTTCCCAGAAGAGTCTTTAGTTAGTTTCTCTTATCAGAAAAATAGGAGATGCCTGATGGGACAATACAAACTCACTCCATATGTTTTTCCATGGCCTCCTTCAGAGTGCTTTAGCAGGCCTCTGCAGGGGTGTGAATACGGGCACACAAGATGCACCGTTCATCTTTTGACGTTTCTTCCTAGGAATCCTGTTCACTGGGGAGCTCTGGGAGTTCTTGAGCTTTGCCGAAAGATACCCTGCCATCATCTATAACATCCTGCTCTTTGGCCTGACTAGTGCCCTGGGCCAGGTGAGTGCCTTGATGGAGGATGGCTTGGCTTCCCCAAAAGAGACTGGCCTGGCTGCGAGAAGAGGGGTGGCAAGATTAGCCGTGATGTCCTGTTACAGACTTTAGACCTCTTGGCAGATAGATAGCCAAGAACCAGCCTGACCTAGtctttccctgtctttctctAGAGCTTCATCTTCATGACAGTGGTGTATTTTGGTCCCCTGACCTGCTCCATCATCACCACAACTCGAAAGTTCTTCACCATTTTGGCCTCTGTGATCCTCTTCGCCAACCCCATCAGCCCCATGCAGTGGGTGGGCACTGTGCTTGTGTTCTTGGGTAAGTTCCGTCCAGAGCGGGCAGCTCTGGACCACACAAAGGGACAGTGACAGAGCgttattctttttccttaatatttactTGTATATTTGTGAAATTCATTAGGTTACtttagagaaaattttttaaaagagaaaaggaagcatTACCTCTACTCTAGCTTTCCTAAGGAACATTTCATTTGAGTGATTTCTTTCCAGTGATTCTGCTTTCCCCAGATACTGAGCAGGGTAAAATTATTATACTTATTCCCTACTCATTTATGCTGCTGTGGGTAAGCTGAGAGACCTAGCTTAGAAGTTtgattcttaaatttctttcagtcttgctgtattattattttttttttggccgcaccacacgcagcatgcgggatcttagttccccaagccgggatcgaacctgtgccccctgcggtggaagcgtggagtcttaacctctggactgccagggaagtccctgctgtaTTTCAAATATACATGTAATTACCAGTATCTtggtgattttgttttcatttgataCCAATCTCTTTTCTCTGAGGAGCTTTTATAAAACCAATGTTTGAAAACTAGTTTTATTTAAAGCTCCAATTTTGGAGAACCAaggctcccccccaccccccccccacccccaaatcattTGTAGGCTTCATTTCTCCCCATAAAGTTAAGCCcgtgttctctctctctatagGTCTTGGTCTCGATGCCAAGTTTGGGAAAGGAGCCAAGAAGACATCCCactaagaagagagagagactacctccactccaagaacattttaagttattttctcgAACAGTGACATCTTTTGGGAAAATGGACACAATAGAGATAAAGGACTAGGTCTCAGTCggctattttgttatttttttcttaaggaagcAAAATCACGTACTCTAAAAACAGCATTTGGATTTTAACAAGACAGAgtgcctgtttctgtttttgatggCCAGGAGCACAGCCTCGcacaagtaaagaaagaaagagggggaagAGGCAGAGCTTGGTGCTCATGGCCCAGGCTGCTCCCTCGTGGGTGTGGTTAACCTGGCTGGGTGGCCAGTTCCCCCAAGAGCTGCTGTGCTTGTGGCTTCTGTTCCCACAGGCCAAGGTCTAAATATCAGGACAGGTAACTGTCAGAGCCAGAGGATGTAGAAATCACTTTCTCTCTTAAAGCTCTGGtgggcaaatatttcttaaaaaactacagatataTTCTCCCCTTGAGAAACTTCTCTCAAGGTTGAGCTAAAATGAGCCCAGAGCCTCAGAGTCTGCTGTGTGTTCACATTTCCCCAGTGCGTCCCCTTCAGCCAAAGCTCAACCAAGTCCAGAGCGGAGACCCAGTGTGTATGTCATGAACAGCTTTGGAAGGTCTGATTCCCTTTCTCCACCTCCGCGTCTGTTCTTGGTTCTCTCGGTCCCCTCCTGGGAAGGCTGGATTAATCCTTCCTATTCCCCTGCCCCCTTCAGCTGCTAAAACATTGCAGTCCTCCGCCATCCTGGCTGTGCCCTGGTGTCCCCATGCCAACTCCTGCCTGTTGAAAGGGATGCTGGTGGAAGGCACGGTGGCTGAGTCCTGGCATAGAGCCGCCGTTGTCGAATTTTCTGTGTGGCAGTGGGAGGGGAAGGCGGAGCATGGAGCAGAGCCACCTGCCCAGTGCTGCCTTCAGAGTTGGAAGTCGAAATCCTCCGTGGACCAAACTTTACACATGAAAGTGCATTTCCACCAGCTGCAACTTTCGCTCCATCTGTTCAGCAGCCCCAGCCCCTTGGCTCTCCAGATGGGAGCCCAGCCTCCTTCCTGCGCGGCTGCcttcccaccccccgcccagccTTTCAAGACCTGCCTCACTTGCACTCATCTCACTCTCTAGGGGCCCGagttcactgcagctctgcccCCAAAGGCCCCCTCTCATCTTGAACTCCTCCTTGAGAGAAGAGGTTTTAAATACAACTGGCtgaacttccttcttttctccacccctttgttttctctgtttctcatccTGAAAGTTGCATCAATTAGCTCCTTCCCTACTGGACTGATAGTTCTTCCAAACTGTCTTCTGTGGATTGGTTAGGTGGTGAGACCACGTTACCAGGGCCAGGGGCCTATAAGCAGTCCTCACCTGGGCCTGTTGTTTTATCCAGAGACGTGTTCCCAGCTATCAGGCCAGTCCCCTCCACCTCTACCCCCTGCCATCCCCAACCAGGGGTCTCAGACGTGCCTCATACCAGTCACCAAGAGCAAGAAGAATTTCCAACAGCTCAGCCTGGCTCTCACCTGATACTAGAGCAAGCCTGTCCTAGGTGAGCCAGGAGCCCAGGTCTGGTATATTCATTCAGTCCTGTGTCTATTCATCTAACCCTTCCTTCAGTGTGACATGTCCTGTGAACATGTTGTGAGTTCAAAGTTGAGTAGGACCAGTACTTACCCTCTAGGGTGTTCACAGTCTAATAGGGAGACGGGTAGAAAAATCACTGCATCTCAGAAACGCAGAGCTAACAACGAAGGAAGGTGTCTGGGCAAGGTGAGGCTTGAGCTGGAGAGAGCACGTAAAGATGAAAGGAAGTGGAAAGGCAGCTTTGGCTCTACCGCCAAGTGCGAAATGGGGTTTTAAACTGC harbors:
- the SLC35B1 gene encoding solute carrier family 35 member B1 isoform X3, which produces MRDQCRVCQDLVDRTRSWLYAACSVSYLGAMVSSNSALQFVNYPTQVLGKSCKPIPVMLLGVTLLKKKYPMAKYLCVLLIVAGVALFMYKPKKVVGIEEHTVGYGELLLLLSLTLDGLTGVSQDHMRAHYQTGSNHMMLNINLWSTLLLGAGILFTGELWEFLSFAERYPAIIYNILLFGLTSALGQSFIFMTVVYFGPLTCSIITTTRKFFTILASVILFANPISPMQWVGTVLVFLGLGLDAKFGKGAKKTSH
- the SLC35B1 gene encoding solute carrier family 35 member B1 isoform X1, whose amino-acid sequence is MRPLSPVGDVRLDLSPPPLPAVSGSPVGSSGRLMAASSSLVPDRLRLPLCFLGVFVCYFYYGILQEKITRGKYGEGAKQETFTFALTLVFIQCVINAVFAKILIQFFDTARVDRTRSWLYAACSVSYLGAMVSSNSALQFVNYPTQVLGKSCKPIPVMLLGVTLLKKKYPMAKYLCVLLIVAGVALFMYKPKKVVGIEEHTVGYGELLLLLSLTLDGLTGVSQDHMRAHYQTGSNHMMLNINLWSTLLLGAGILFTGELWEFLSFAERYPAIIYNILLFGLTSALGQSFIFMTVVYFGPLTCSIITTTRKFFTILASVILFANPISPMQWVGTVLVFLGLGLDAKFGKGAKKTSH
- the SLC35B1 gene encoding solute carrier family 35 member B1 isoform X2: MRPLSPVGDVRLDLSPPPLPAVSGSPVGSSGRLMAASSSLVPDRLRLPLCFLGVFVCYFYYGILQEKITRGKYGEGAKQETFTFALTLVFIQCVINAVFAKIWWIVLGAGSMLPVLSPIWVPWSPATQHYSLSTTQLRSLVNRASPSQLLSLTLDGLTGVSQDHMRAHYQTGSNHMMLNINLWSTLLLGAGILFTGELWEFLSFAERYPAIIYNILLFGLTSALGQSFIFMTVVYFGPLTCSIITTTRKFFTILASVILFANPISPMQWVGTVLVFLGLGLDAKFGKGAKKTSH